Genomic DNA from Nostoc sp. C052:
ATTTCATTTTTTTTAAAGTCTGACGTACTGTTTCATCTGAGATTGAATCTATGATCCCAACGTTCACTAAATGATCTGCTAATAATTGCATTGTCCAACGCACTCTCCCGAATGGCGGATTAGAACAAGCCGTTGCAATCAAAAATGCTTCTTGCTTTTCATCTAATTTTTGAGGTTTTGGTGGATGTGGTTCATCCTTTAACGCAAAATCTAATCCACCAATGACAAATTTTTCTCGTATCCGTTGTACTGTTGCAACATGAACTCTAACTCTATCAGCGATCGTTGAGTCTGTTTCATCTTCAGCAGCCATCAAAAGAATATTTGCACGGGTTATAGTTCTTGCCTTATGCTTACCTTTCTTTATTATTGATTGCAGTTGAGAAACTTCATCTTCACTCAAGTCAACGATGTACTTCTTTGCCATATTATTCCCTGTTTTTGGCTAGTTTACCAATTACAGGTATTACTTAGCAAACTTTGCTTGGCAGACTACTAGTACAACGGCGGCAGTGTTACGTGCAGGGACACCATCAGTTACCGTACCCTTTTTTGCAGATCAGCCAATTTGGGGTGAAAAGCTAACCCGATTGGGAGTCAGCCCACAACCGATACCGTACCAGAAGGTATCAGAAGAAACTTTAGCAGCAGCGATTGAAATCGTATTGGGCGATGAGGTGATGCGGAAGAAAGCACAAGAGTTGGGTGAGAAAATCAGGGGTGAAGATGGTGTGGCGAATGCTGTTGAAGTATTTCATCGGCATTTGGGTTTGATTGGGTGAGAAATCCCAGACAATTGAAGAAGAAGTCAGAAGATAGAATTCAGAATTCCGAATCACAATTGGTTGGAGATTCAAACCCTAAGCAATTGTAGACACCGTATAGACAGCGGGAATTTGAACCCTTTTACTCATTGATTTTTCGTTCAGGAGTCATTCTGAATTCTGACTCCTGACTCCTGAGTTCTTTTATTAAAATACATCATCACACCTACAACAGCAATAAATGCCCCAAGTGAAAGTTTACACGGTACTCTGTGTCAACAGCAGTATCCTAATGGTTTTTTACACGCCAGGGCATTGCTGGGAATTCCGTATCATCAGCCGCACGGGTGGGATATTCGGGGAACAAAAGATTTATTACACGGCGGAGGCAGCACTGAGAACTGGGTTAGAGTGGTTGCGGGATGAACGGTGATGAGTGCGTATATGCGATCGCCTTCCCTGTCCCTTGCCACAACCACCCCTCGACAGCCTACGAATGCCAGCCTAGAATAATTGCGAATATTATTTTACACTATTAGTTAACGGTTTCTGATTGTGTGGTGTGCCAATCTGAAGCCTTAGAACGGATTATTTGAAGCTCATCAAAAGAGATTCGCTCTAAGTTACGCAAGATTTGAGTCATGCGTGGCTGGTTTTTAAGCAAGTCATAATGACGAGCCAGAAAGTCCCAATAAAAAAAGTTGAAAGGACAAGCATTTTCAGTGGTGCGTTCACGAGGATTATAAGCACAATTTTTACAATAGTCGCTCATGTTGTTGATGTAGTTAGCAGAAGCAGCATAAGGCTTAGATGCAATCATTCCACCGTCAGCAAACTGCCCCATACCAATGACATTGGTTTGCATTACCCAATCGTAGCCATCAATAAAAGCAGCATGAAACCAGTCTTCAAGTTCTTGGGGGGAGATACCTGCTATCATTGCAAAGTTGTTCAACACCATCAACCGTTGAATATGGTGGGCATAACCTATTTGTTTAACCTGAGTTAGAATTTGGTGCAGACAATTCATCTGTGTATCGCCAGTCCAATAAAAAGCAGGCAGTGGATGAGTGTGGTTAAACCAGTTACTTTCTGAATAGTCATCATCTAGGTAAACATAAACACCGTGCATATACTCTCGCCAGCCAAGCACCTGACGGATAAAGCCTTCAATGCTGTTTAGCTCCCAGTCGCTGCTGTTGTCTAAATATGCAAGTTGTGCCGCCTGAACAACTTCCAAGGGATGAAGCAATCCAATATTGAGATAGGGAGAAAGCATCGCGTGCCACATTGTCTGTTCGCCAGTCACCATCGCGTCCTGGTATGGCCCGAATGAAGACAAACGTGTTTCGATAAAAAACTTCATTACAAGTAGTGCTTGCTGTCGCGTTACACCCCAGCGAAATGGTTCCAATTGCCAGTAACTTTGATTGTCCTGGAATGCCTCAGATTGCTTAATGAAGTCAATTACATCTTGTGTAATTGAGTCTGGTTCAAACCATAAAGCTTCGGGTAAGGTCAGTTTGCCTTTTGGTGGTTTGCGATTTTGTTTGTCAAAGTTCCATCGACCACCAACAGGTTGGTTGCCGGACATAAGAATGTTGAACCGCTTTCGTCCCTGGCGGTAAAAGTCCTCCATGATTAGGCGTTTGCGTCCACTTGCCCAGTCAATGAACTCCTGATCACTCCAGATAAAACGGTTATTTGGTGTAAAAGTGACTTGAATTGTCA
This window encodes:
- a CDS encoding cryptochrome/photolyase family protein, producing MTIGVWVLGDQLWAGQSALESCLQQHQQTPVIFIESLAHAGQLPYHLQKLVLVWSAMRHFAAELRSLGFPVTYAQSQDFNTPLLQWIEQYQITELRVMTPTDRPFARLIQKLNLTIQVTFTPNNRFIWSDQEFIDWASGRKRLIMEDFYRQGRKRFNILMSGNQPVGGRWNFDKQNRKPPKGKLTLPEALWFEPDSITQDVIDFIKQSEAFQDNQSYWQLEPFRWGVTRQQALLVMKFFIETRLSSFGPYQDAMVTGEQTMWHAMLSPYLNIGLLHPLEVVQAAQLAYLDNSSDWELNSIEGFIRQVLGWREYMHGVYVYLDDDYSESNWFNHTHPLPAFYWTGDTQMNCLHQILTQVKQIGYAHHIQRLMVLNNFAMIAGISPQELEDWFHAAFIDGYDWVMQTNVIGMGQFADGGMIASKPYAASANYINNMSDYCKNCAYNPRERTTENACPFNFFYWDFLARHYDLLKNQPRMTQILRNLERISFDELQIIRSKASDWHTTQSETVN